Proteins from one Comamonas flocculans genomic window:
- a CDS encoding anhydro-N-acetylmuramic acid kinase produces the protein MRAAAASRYIGLMSGTSLDGIDGVLADFSQGKCLVTQHASAPLAPELRAELLALNTPGDNELHRAQLAANALARACAALVQQLLRQAALDAADIAAIGAHGQTVRHRPGAFDATGYTVQLNNPALLAELTGITVVADLRSRDLAAGGQGAPLVPAFHQSCFARPGQDMAVLNLGGMSNLTVLSATGQVRGWDCGPGNVLLDLWCQRYTGQPCDRDGALAASGQVQDALLRSLLTEPYFSRPAPKSTGRDLFNARWLQQHLAAAPGARVQDVQATLTELSAHCCAQDLRRHAPATRQLVVCGGGVRNRELMRRLQAQLPDVRVMSSDALGIAPEQVEAAAFAWLARQCLHGEPGNLPAVTGARGPRILGAIYPA, from the coding sequence ATGCGCGCCGCTGCCGCGAGCCGCTACATCGGGCTGATGTCCGGCACCTCGCTGGACGGCATCGACGGCGTGCTCGCCGATTTTTCACAGGGAAAATGCCTTGTAACGCAGCATGCGTCTGCGCCGCTAGCTCCTGAACTCAGAGCAGAACTGCTCGCGCTCAACACCCCGGGCGACAACGAGCTGCACCGTGCGCAACTCGCTGCCAACGCGCTGGCGCGCGCCTGCGCCGCCCTGGTGCAACAGCTGCTGCGCCAGGCGGCGCTGGATGCGGCCGATATCGCCGCCATAGGCGCCCACGGCCAGACCGTGCGCCACCGCCCCGGCGCCTTTGACGCCACCGGTTACACCGTGCAGCTGAACAACCCAGCGCTGCTGGCCGAACTCACCGGCATCACCGTGGTGGCCGACCTGCGCAGCCGTGACTTGGCCGCGGGCGGCCAGGGCGCACCGCTGGTGCCGGCCTTCCACCAGAGCTGCTTCGCGCGGCCGGGACAGGACATGGCGGTGCTGAATCTGGGCGGCATGTCCAACCTCACGGTGCTGTCGGCGACGGGGCAGGTACGGGGCTGGGACTGCGGGCCAGGCAACGTGCTGCTCGACCTCTGGTGCCAGCGGTACACCGGCCAGCCTTGCGACCGCGACGGCGCGCTGGCCGCCAGCGGCCAGGTACAGGATGCGCTGCTGCGGTCGCTGCTGACCGAACCGTATTTCTCCCGGCCTGCGCCCAAGAGCACCGGCCGCGACCTGTTCAACGCGCGCTGGCTGCAGCAGCACCTGGCGGCCGCGCCCGGTGCGCGCGTGCAGGACGTGCAGGCCACGCTGACCGAGCTCAGCGCGCACTGCTGCGCCCAGGACCTGCGCCGCCACGCACCGGCCACGCGGCAGCTGGTGGTCTGCGGCGGCGGCGTGCGCAATCGCGAGCTGATGCGCCGGCTGCAGGCGCAGCTGCCCGATGTGCGCGTGATGTCCTCGGACGCGCTGGGCATCGCGCCCGAACAGGTGGAGGCCGCCGCCTTCGCCTGGCTGGCCCGCCAATGCCTGCACGGCGAGCCGGGCAACCTGCCTGCCGTCACCGGCGCCCGCGGCCCGCGGATACTGGGCGCGATCTACCCCGCCTGA
- a CDS encoding iron-sulfur cluster assembly accessory protein, which translates to MANASIQLTESAAARLAGLIAEKGNAALKLRARVDGCGCAGFQYLFSLDDAVREGDITVSDAGATLVVDALSYPHLVGSQIDCLEGSGGAHFIVVNPNEEVGCEC; encoded by the coding sequence ATGGCAAATGCTTCGATTCAACTGACCGAGAGCGCGGCGGCGCGCCTGGCCGGCCTGATCGCCGAAAAGGGCAATGCAGCGCTCAAGTTGCGTGCACGCGTGGACGGCTGCGGCTGCGCGGGCTTTCAATACCTGTTTTCGCTCGACGATGCGGTGCGCGAGGGGGACATCACCGTGAGCGACGCCGGCGCGACGCTGGTGGTCGATGCGCTGAGCTATCCGCACCTCGTGGGCTCGCAGATCGATTGCCTGGAAGGCTCGGGCGGCGCGCATTTCATCGTCGTCAACCCGAACGAGGAAGTCGGCTGCGAATGCTGA
- the tyrS gene encoding tyrosine--tRNA ligase → MNQAVVTKFPVTDGVRHALEVSLRGADELLPVPDWAQKLARAEATGQPLRIKLGLDPTAPDIHIGHTVVLNKMRQLQDLGHQVIFLIGDFTSLIGDPSGRNATRPPLTAEQIRANAETYFAQAKLVLDEAKTEIRYNSEWSDPLGARGMIELAAKYTVARMMERDDFDKRFKAGQSISVHEFLYPLMQGYDSVALKSDLELGGTDQKFNLLVGRHLQQEYGQEPQCILTMPLLVGLDGVEKMSKSKNNYIGITEEANTMFAKVLSISDALMWDWYTLLSFKSLAEITALKQEVQDGRNPKDAKVMLAKEITTRFHSASAAEAAEQDFMLRSKGGVPDDIPEVRLGGAPLGVAALLKQAGLAPSGSEAGRLIDGGGVRIDGAVVSDRGLKLAAGSYVVQVGKRKFARVQLS, encoded by the coding sequence ATGAATCAAGCCGTTGTTACAAAATTCCCGGTGACCGATGGCGTCCGGCATGCGCTGGAGGTTTCCTTGCGTGGCGCCGACGAGCTGCTGCCGGTGCCGGACTGGGCCCAAAAGCTCGCGCGCGCCGAGGCTACGGGCCAGCCGCTGCGCATCAAGCTGGGGCTGGATCCCACGGCGCCCGACATCCACATCGGCCATACCGTGGTGCTCAACAAGATGCGCCAGTTGCAGGACCTGGGCCATCAGGTGATCTTTCTGATTGGCGACTTCACGAGTCTCATTGGCGACCCTTCCGGGCGCAACGCCACGCGCCCGCCGCTCACGGCCGAGCAGATCCGCGCCAATGCGGAAACCTATTTCGCCCAGGCCAAGCTGGTGCTGGACGAGGCCAAGACCGAGATCCGCTACAACAGCGAATGGAGCGACCCGCTGGGCGCGCGCGGCATGATCGAGCTGGCGGCCAAGTACACCGTGGCGCGCATGATGGAGCGCGACGATTTTGACAAGCGCTTCAAGGCCGGGCAGTCGATCAGCGTGCATGAATTTCTCTACCCGCTGATGCAGGGCTATGACTCGGTGGCGCTCAAGAGCGATCTGGAGCTGGGCGGCACCGACCAGAAGTTCAATCTGCTCGTGGGCCGCCACCTGCAGCAGGAATACGGGCAGGAGCCGCAGTGCATCCTGACGATGCCGCTGCTGGTGGGGCTGGACGGCGTCGAGAAGATGTCCAAGAGCAAGAACAACTACATCGGCATCACCGAAGAGGCCAACACCATGTTTGCCAAGGTGCTGTCCATTTCGGACGCGCTGATGTGGGACTGGTACACGCTGCTCTCGTTCAAGAGCCTGGCGGAGATCACGGCCTTGAAGCAGGAGGTGCAAGACGGGCGCAACCCCAAGGACGCCAAGGTGATGCTGGCCAAGGAGATCACCACGCGCTTTCACAGTGCCAGCGCGGCCGAGGCGGCCGAGCAGGACTTCATGCTGCGCAGCAAGGGCGGTGTGCCCGACGATATTCCCGAGGTGCGGCTCGGCGGCGCGCCGCTGGGCGTGGCGGCCCTGCTCAAGCAGGCGGGCCTGGCGCCGTCGGGCAGCGAGGCGGGGCGTTTGATCGACGGCGGTGGCGTGCGCATTGACGGCGCCGTGGTCAGCGACCGGGGCCTGAAGCTGGCGGCCGGCAGCTATGTGGTGCAGGTGGGCAAGCGCAAATTCGCGCGGGTGCAATTGTCATGA
- a CDS encoding M23 family metallopeptidase — MTNGLNSAGTAFLTSLKQSLHKHPKRVSAAVAAVLLTGGGGAFAVASLGPDAADLPMVTLTESVPSLATDLELADLSELNALALYRSDVTRSNDNPEAMLQRLGIADPAASAFLRADALSQQNLLGRTGRVLSAEADSEHRLGRLTARWAPDDSGNFKRLVIERQADGSFSSQLQTAELAIGNRLGSGVITSSLFAATDAAGIPDAVAVQLAEIFSGNIDFRRALRKGDHFSVVYETLEADGEPMRTGRVLSAEFHNNGKTFNAVWFQDKPEAKGAYYTLDGNSMNRAYLTSPVAYTRVSSGFKMRFHPIQKTWRAHLGTDLAAPSGTPVRTIGDGTVSFAGVQNGYGNVVYVKHANQHETVYAHLSRIDVRKGQAISQGQTIGAVGQTGWATGPHLHFEFRVNGKQQDPMAMALRSEAAAPIAAAQRSAFERLAGQMRVQLDYAQQTLQTAQVD; from the coding sequence TTGACCAACGGATTGAACAGCGCCGGTACGGCGTTTTTGACTTCCCTGAAACAATCCCTGCACAAGCATCCCAAACGCGTCAGCGCCGCCGTTGCCGCGGTGCTGCTCACCGGCGGCGGCGGCGCCTTCGCCGTGGCATCCCTGGGTCCGGACGCGGCCGATCTGCCAATGGTGACCCTCACCGAAAGCGTTCCCTCGCTCGCCACCGACCTGGAGCTGGCCGACCTCTCCGAGCTCAACGCCCTGGCGCTGTACCGCTCGGACGTCACGCGCAGCAACGACAACCCCGAAGCCATGCTGCAGCGCCTGGGCATCGCCGACCCGGCGGCCTCGGCCTTTCTGCGCGCCGATGCGCTGTCGCAGCAGAACCTGCTCGGACGCACCGGCCGCGTGCTCTCCGCCGAAGCCGACAGCGAGCACCGCCTGGGCCGGCTGACCGCACGCTGGGCGCCGGACGACAGCGGCAACTTCAAGCGCCTGGTGATCGAGCGCCAGGCCGACGGCAGCTTCAGCTCGCAGCTGCAGACGGCCGAGCTTGCCATAGGCAATCGCCTGGGCAGCGGCGTCATCACGAGCTCGCTGTTCGCCGCGACCGACGCGGCCGGCATTCCGGACGCGGTCGCGGTGCAGCTGGCCGAAATCTTCTCGGGCAACATCGATTTTCGCCGGGCGCTGCGCAAGGGCGACCACTTCAGCGTGGTCTACGAAACCCTGGAGGCCGACGGCGAGCCCATGCGCACCGGCCGGGTGCTCAGCGCCGAATTCCACAACAACGGCAAGACCTTCAACGCCGTCTGGTTCCAGGACAAACCCGAGGCCAAGGGCGCCTACTACACGCTCGATGGCAACAGCATGAACCGCGCCTACCTGACCTCGCCGGTGGCCTACACCCGGGTCTCCAGCGGCTTCAAGATGCGCTTTCACCCCATCCAGAAGACCTGGCGCGCCCACCTGGGCACCGACCTGGCCGCCCCCAGCGGCACGCCGGTGCGCACCATCGGTGACGGCACGGTCAGTTTCGCGGGGGTGCAGAACGGCTATGGCAACGTGGTCTACGTCAAGCACGCCAACCAGCACGAAACCGTCTACGCGCACCTGAGCCGTATCGATGTACGCAAGGGCCAGGCGATCTCGCAAGGCCAGACCATAGGCGCCGTGGGCCAGACCGGCTGGGCCACCGGGCCGCACCTGCATTTCGAATTCCGGGTCAACGGCAAGCAGCAGGATCCGATGGCCATGGCCCTGCGCAGCGAGGCCGCCGCGCCCATCGCCGCAGCGCAGCGCAGCGCCTTCGAGCGCCTGGCCGGGCAGATGCGCGTGCAGCTCGACTACGCCCAGCAGACGCTGCAGACCGCGCAGGTGGACTGA
- a CDS encoding bactofilin family protein: MFSRKKQPLIKSLIAKGTCVQGDVLFTDGLRIDGEVHGDVRADVEPSIVVISESAQVQGRVQAAHVIVNGTVLGPVHAGELLELQPRARVTGDVHYKALEMHQGALISGQMRPSEVVLQEAPPLKLASSGG, encoded by the coding sequence ATGTTTTCGCGCAAGAAGCAACCCCTGATCAAAAGCCTGATTGCCAAGGGCACCTGCGTGCAGGGTGACGTCTTGTTCACCGACGGCCTGCGCATCGACGGCGAGGTACACGGCGACGTGCGCGCCGATGTCGAGCCCAGCATCGTGGTGATTTCCGAATCGGCCCAGGTGCAGGGGCGCGTGCAGGCCGCGCACGTCATCGTCAACGGCACGGTGCTCGGGCCGGTGCATGCCGGCGAGCTGCTGGAGCTGCAGCCGCGTGCGCGCGTGACCGGCGACGTGCACTACAAGGCGCTGGAGATGCACCAGGGCGCGCTGATTTCCGGTCAGATGCGTCCGAGCGAGGTGGTGCTGCAAGAGGCGCCCCCGCTCAAGCTTGCCTCGTCCGGGGGCTGA
- the glmU gene encoding bifunctional UDP-N-acetylglucosamine diphosphorylase/glucosamine-1-phosphate N-acetyltransferase GlmU translates to MSRPLDVVVMAAGKGTRMKSRTAKVLQRLAGRPLLFHVLGQAASLGARRVVVITGHGATEVQAACAGWAGAAGQFDLKFALQQPQLGTGHAVQQALPLLQDDATVLVLSGDVPLTQAETLRALVAASGGERLALLTVRLDDPAGYGRIVRAGDGQVERIVEHRDASEAERAINEIYSGIMAVPAARLRAWLARLKNDNAQQEYYLTDVVAMAVAGGVPVVAHCITDALQVAGVNSPVQLAELERAHQLRQARALLEQGVRLADPARLDLRDDPRLGIPAELACGQDVEIDVGCLFTGRVVLGDGVQVGAYCSIANAVIGAGTVIQPYTHIDGEKAGVQVGEGARLGPFSRLRPGASLGREVHVGNFVEIKNSQLADGAKANHLAYLGDATVGARVNYGAGSITANYDGVNKHRTVIGEDVHVGSNCVLVAPVRIGAGGVVGAGSVVTQDAPPGVLTLGRGRQVSKSEWHRPDKKDKG, encoded by the coding sequence ATGAGCAGGCCGCTGGACGTGGTGGTGATGGCCGCGGGCAAGGGCACGCGGATGAAGAGCCGCACGGCCAAGGTGTTGCAGCGCCTGGCCGGGCGTCCTTTGCTGTTTCACGTGCTGGGCCAGGCGGCCAGCCTGGGGGCACGGCGGGTGGTGGTCATCACCGGCCATGGCGCTACTGAAGTACAAGCTGCTTGCGCAGGCTGGGCGGGCGCTGCAGGCCAATTTGACCTGAAATTTGCATTGCAGCAGCCGCAGCTGGGCACGGGCCATGCGGTGCAGCAGGCGCTGCCGCTGTTGCAGGACGATGCCACGGTACTGGTGCTCTCGGGCGACGTGCCGCTGACGCAGGCCGAGACCCTGCGCGCGCTGGTGGCGGCCAGTGGTGGCGAGCGGCTGGCGCTGCTCACCGTGCGCCTTGACGATCCCGCGGGTTACGGGCGCATCGTGCGCGCGGGCGATGGGCAGGTGGAGCGCATCGTCGAGCACAGGGACGCGAGCGAGGCCGAGCGCGCCATCAACGAGATTTACAGCGGCATCATGGCCGTGCCCGCCGCGCGCTTGCGTGCCTGGCTTGCGCGGCTGAAGAACGACAACGCCCAGCAGGAGTACTACCTGACCGACGTGGTGGCCATGGCGGTGGCTGGCGGCGTGCCGGTGGTGGCGCATTGCATCACTGACGCGCTGCAGGTAGCGGGGGTGAACAGCCCGGTGCAATTGGCCGAGCTGGAGCGCGCGCACCAGCTGCGTCAGGCACGGGCGCTGTTGGAGCAGGGCGTGCGCCTGGCCGACCCGGCGCGTCTGGACCTGCGCGACGACCCGCGCCTGGGCATCCCGGCGGAGCTGGCCTGCGGGCAGGATGTGGAAATCGACGTGGGCTGCCTCTTCACCGGCCGGGTGGTGCTGGGGGATGGCGTGCAGGTGGGCGCCTACTGCTCGATCGCCAACGCCGTCATCGGCGCGGGCACGGTGATCCAGCCCTATACCCACATCGATGGCGAGAAGGCCGGCGTGCAGGTGGGCGAGGGTGCGCGCCTGGGGCCGTTTTCGCGCCTGCGCCCGGGCGCCAGCCTGGGGCGCGAAGTGCATGTGGGCAACTTCGTCGAAATCAAGAATTCGCAACTGGCCGATGGTGCCAAGGCCAACCATCTGGCCTATCTGGGTGACGCCACGGTGGGCGCGCGCGTGAACTACGGCGCGGGCTCGATCACCGCCAACTACGACGGCGTGAACAAGCACCGCACGGTGATAGGCGAGGACGTGCACGTGGGCAGCAACTGCGTGCTGGTGGCCCCAGTGCGCATAGGTGCGGGCGGCGTGGTGGGCGCGGGCTCGGTCGTCACGCAGGATGCGCCGCCCGGCGTGCTGACCCTGGGGCGCGGGCGCCAGGTGAGCAAGAGTGAATGGCACCGCCCGGACAAGAAGGACAAGGGCTGA
- a CDS encoding sensor histidine kinase translates to MSPELQHLSAERDALRAQLRSLGAAHDELLHAVSHDLRAPLRHVVSYAGLLREVLAEVDPPPQPLGEALDFAATLQRSARHMGQMLDGLLAISRAGRAPLHLAAVDLQAAVRAAQARLPGASGVRWAIQAPMPAVQADAALLEQLLEQLLGNAVKFSQGSAQALVQVSARRVGEQVQMEVADQGAGFDPARADSLFQVFQSLHREGDFPGVGAGLALCRRIAERHGARIAADSPGAGRGCTVTLHWPAAPV, encoded by the coding sequence ATGTCGCCCGAGCTGCAGCACCTGAGTGCCGAGCGCGATGCGCTGCGCGCGCAGCTGCGCAGCCTCGGCGCTGCCCACGACGAGCTGCTGCACGCCGTTTCGCACGACCTGCGCGCACCGCTGCGCCATGTGGTGTCCTACGCCGGTCTGCTGCGCGAGGTGCTGGCCGAGGTGGATCCGCCGCCGCAGCCGCTGGGCGAGGCGCTGGACTTCGCCGCCACGCTGCAGCGTTCGGCCCGGCACATGGGGCAGATGCTCGACGGGCTGCTCGCCATCAGCCGCGCCGGCCGCGCGCCGCTGCATCTGGCGGCGGTGGATCTGCAGGCCGCGGTGCGGGCGGCGCAGGCGCGGCTGCCGGGCGCATCGGGCGTGCGCTGGGCGATCCAGGCCCCCATGCCGGCGGTGCAGGCCGATGCGGCGCTGCTGGAGCAGCTGCTGGAGCAGCTGCTGGGCAACGCGGTGAAGTTCTCGCAGGGCAGCGCGCAGGCATTGGTGCAGGTCAGCGCCCGCCGCGTGGGCGAGCAGGTGCAGATGGAGGTTGCCGACCAGGGTGCGGGCTTCGACCCGGCGCGGGCGGACTCGCTGTTCCAGGTCTTCCAGAGCCTGCACCGTGAGGGCGACTTCCCGGGCGTGGGCGCGGGTCTGGCGCTGTGCCGGCGCATTGCCGAGCGCCACGGCGCGCGGATTGCGGCCGACAGTCCCGGCGCGGGCCGGGGCTGCACCGTCACCCTGCACTGGCCGGCCGCCCCAGTCTGA
- a CDS encoding DUF6776 family protein, which produces MRLRRLRRRFSLGGPRLVVRRSLPWPLRWLALAVLLGLSAAVALWAFEFGKAIAGLDASAKQELGELRSQTRLLHARINELQQESAAADSLRATERAAADALGERLRALEADNRSLRDDLAFFEKLIPAASSASNSTLDIRGLQADVLGGVQLRWQVLVIQPVRNAPEFKGQLELVLAGLRDGKPWTSRPPAVVRPLQMQQYRRVEGLVDLPERVMVKTVTVRLLQGSSVRAQQSLTLQD; this is translated from the coding sequence ATGCGCCTGCGCCGCCTGCGTCGCCGTTTCTCGCTTGGCGGTCCACGCCTGGTGGTGCGCCGCAGCCTGCCCTGGCCGCTGCGCTGGCTGGCGCTGGCGGTGCTGCTGGGGCTCAGCGCCGCCGTCGCGCTCTGGGCCTTCGAGTTCGGCAAGGCGATTGCCGGGCTGGATGCGAGCGCCAAGCAGGAGCTCGGCGAGCTGCGCAGCCAGACACGCCTGCTGCACGCGCGCATCAACGAACTGCAGCAGGAGAGCGCCGCGGCCGACAGCCTGCGCGCCACCGAACGGGCCGCGGCCGATGCGCTGGGCGAGCGCTTGCGCGCGCTCGAGGCGGACAACCGCAGCCTGCGCGACGATCTGGCGTTTTTCGAGAAGCTGATCCCGGCCGCCTCGTCGGCCAGCAACAGCACGCTCGATATCCGCGGCCTGCAGGCCGACGTGCTGGGCGGCGTGCAATTGCGCTGGCAGGTGCTGGTGATCCAGCCGGTGCGCAACGCGCCCGAGTTCAAGGGCCAACTCGAACTGGTGCTGGCCGGGCTGCGCGACGGCAAGCCCTGGACGTCCAGGCCGCCCGCCGTAGTGCGACCGCTGCAGATGCAGCAGTACCGCCGCGTCGAGGGCCTGGTCGATCTGCCCGAGCGCGTTATGGTAAAAACCGTGACGGTGCGACTGCTGCAGGGCAGCTCGGTGCGCGCCCAGCAATCCCTCACTTTGCAAGACTGA
- a CDS encoding Lrp/AsnC family transcriptional regulator codes for MYTPDATDLALLALLQHDATPSNQALAQAVGISPATCLRRLRTLRREGLIERQVALLSHDRLASALGHGLAAIVEVTLDRQGAELLDAFEARAVAEAAVQQCWRVSPGPDFVLVVQLRDMPAYQALAQRLFTQDANVRNVRAFFATRRAKFQTNLPLGQV; via the coding sequence ATGTACACGCCCGATGCCACCGATCTCGCCCTGCTCGCACTGTTGCAGCACGACGCCACACCCAGCAACCAGGCGCTGGCACAGGCGGTGGGCATCTCGCCCGCCACCTGCCTGCGCCGGCTGCGCACGCTGCGGCGCGAAGGTTTGATCGAGCGCCAGGTGGCGCTGCTCTCGCACGACAGGCTGGCGAGCGCTCTCGGGCATGGCCTGGCCGCGATCGTCGAGGTCACGCTCGACCGCCAGGGCGCCGAGCTGCTCGACGCCTTCGAGGCGCGCGCGGTGGCCGAGGCGGCGGTGCAGCAGTGCTGGCGCGTCTCGCCCGGGCCGGACTTCGTGCTGGTGGTGCAACTGCGCGACATGCCGGCCTATCAGGCGCTGGCGCAGCGCCTGTTCACCCAGGACGCGAACGTGCGCAACGTGCGCGCCTTCTTCGCGACGCGGCGTGCAAAATTCCAGACAAATCTGCCTCTCGGGCAAGTCTGA
- a CDS encoding chaperone modulator CbpM — protein sequence MSQATELHRAMMQILDDSACLSVQELAHATQMQPEWVLERLSAGLLQGELQGGQWRCLGTTVVRARRLAQLETTFDADPQLAALTADLMEEVAQLRRQLQQLQRHLSEAL from the coding sequence ATGTCGCAAGCCACCGAACTGCACCGCGCGATGATGCAAATCCTGGACGACAGCGCCTGCCTGAGCGTGCAAGAACTGGCCCACGCCACGCAGATGCAGCCCGAATGGGTGCTGGAGCGGCTGAGCGCAGGGCTGCTGCAGGGCGAGCTGCAAGGCGGCCAGTGGCGCTGCCTGGGCACCACCGTGGTGCGCGCGCGCCGTCTGGCGCAACTGGAAACCACCTTCGACGCCGATCCGCAGCTGGCGGCGCTGACCGCCGACCTGATGGAAGAAGTGGCGCAGCTGCGCCGCCAGCTTCAGCAACTGCAGCGCCACCTGAGCGAGGCGCTCTGA
- the rpsI gene encoding 30S ribosomal protein S9 has translation MIGEWNNGTGRRKSSVARVFLKKGSGKITVNGKDIQQYFGRETSIMIAKQPLVLTDHVATFDIQVNVHGGGESGQAGATRHGITRALIDYDDTLKPQLSAAGFVTRDAREVERKKVGLHSARRAKQFSKR, from the coding sequence ATGATAGGTGAATGGAACAATGGCACCGGCCGTCGCAAATCCAGCGTCGCCCGCGTGTTTCTGAAAAAAGGCAGCGGCAAGATCACGGTGAATGGCAAGGACATTCAGCAGTATTTCGGCCGTGAAACCTCGATCATGATCGCCAAGCAGCCGCTGGTGCTCACCGACCATGTCGCCACGTTCGACATCCAGGTGAACGTGCACGGCGGCGGTGAATCCGGCCAGGCCGGCGCCACCCGCCACGGCATCACGCGCGCGCTGATCGACTACGACGACACGCTCAAGCCCCAGCTCAGCGCTGCCGGCTTCGTGACCCGCGACGCGCGCGAAGTGGAACGCAAGAAGGTCGGTTTGCACTCCGCACGCCGCGCCAAGCAGTTCTCCAAGCGCTGA
- the rplM gene encoding 50S ribosomal protein L13 has product MTTFSAKPAEVVHEWFVIDATDKVLGRVASEVAHRLRGKHKAIYTPHVDTGDYIVVVNASKLKVTGTKSIDKMYYRHSGFPGGIRATNFRDMQARHPGRALEKAVKGMLPKGPLGYAMIKKLKVYGGAEHPHTAQQPKALEI; this is encoded by the coding sequence ATGACTACTTTCAGCGCAAAGCCCGCTGAGGTCGTGCACGAGTGGTTTGTGATTGACGCCACCGACAAGGTGCTCGGCAGGGTCGCCAGCGAAGTGGCCCACCGTTTGCGCGGCAAGCACAAAGCCATCTACACGCCTCACGTCGACACCGGCGACTACATCGTCGTGGTCAACGCCTCCAAACTCAAGGTCACCGGCACCAAGAGCATCGACAAGATGTACTACCGCCACTCGGGCTTCCCGGGCGGCATCCGTGCGACCAACTTCCGCGACATGCAGGCCAGGCACCCGGGCCGCGCGCTCGAGAAGGCCGTCAAGGGCATGCTGCCCAAGGGTCCGCTCGGTTACGCCATGATCAAGAAGCTCAAGGTCTACGGCGGCGCGGAACATCCGCACACCGCGCAGCAGCCCAAGGCACTGGAAATCTGA
- a CDS encoding DnaJ C-terminal domain-containing protein: MEFKDYYRILGVARDAGSEEIKKAYRRLARKYHPDVSKEKDASARMAEVNEANAVLSDPEKRAAYDALGSGGAQAGAQDFRPPPHWDAGYEFSGAPGAAGGMDEAQFSEFFEQLFGRAAQARRGQGRASTASAQRGADHHARIELDLRDAYQGGERLLTLQGAHLDAQGHLVREERQVQVKIPKGVREGQLIRLSGQGGPGLNGAPAGDLFLEVLFKPDARWRTQDRDVYLSVPVAPWEAELGGPIEVSTPGGATVQVTVPARFKSGRKLRLKERGIPAATPGDLYLELQVALPAAETPAQQQAYRTLAEAFPQFAPRTAAGV, translated from the coding sequence ATGGAGTTCAAGGATTACTACAGGATCCTGGGCGTGGCACGCGACGCCGGCAGCGAAGAGATCAAGAAGGCCTACCGCCGCCTGGCGCGCAAATACCACCCGGACGTGAGCAAGGAAAAAGACGCCTCGGCGCGCATGGCCGAGGTCAATGAGGCCAACGCCGTGCTCTCCGACCCCGAGAAGCGCGCCGCCTACGACGCGCTGGGCAGCGGCGGGGCACAGGCCGGTGCGCAGGACTTTCGCCCGCCGCCCCACTGGGACGCGGGCTACGAATTTTCCGGTGCGCCCGGCGCCGCCGGCGGCATGGACGAGGCGCAGTTCAGCGAATTCTTCGAGCAGCTGTTCGGCCGCGCCGCACAGGCACGCCGGGGCCAGGGGCGCGCATCCACCGCCAGCGCCCAGCGCGGCGCGGACCACCATGCGCGCATCGAGCTCGACCTGCGCGACGCCTACCAGGGCGGCGAGCGCCTGCTCACCCTGCAGGGCGCGCATCTGGACGCGCAAGGCCATCTGGTACGTGAGGAGCGCCAGGTGCAGGTCAAGATCCCCAAGGGCGTGCGCGAGGGCCAGTTGATCCGCCTCAGCGGCCAGGGCGGACCGGGCCTGAACGGCGCGCCGGCTGGCGACCTGTTCCTTGAGGTCCTGTTCAAACCCGACGCGCGCTGGCGCACCCAGGACCGCGACGTCTACCTGAGCGTGCCCGTCGCCCCCTGGGAGGCGGAGCTGGGCGGCCCGATCGAGGTGAGCACCCCCGGCGGCGCCACCGTGCAGGTGACGGTGCCGGCGCGCTTCAAGAGCGGGCGCAAGCTGCGCCTGAAAGAGCGCGGCATACCGGCCGCCACGCCGGGCGACCTCTACCTGGAGCTGCAGGTGGCGCTGCCGGCCGCCGAAACGCCCGCCCAGCAGCAGGCCTACCGCACCCTGGCCGAGGCCTTTCCCCAGTTTGCGCCGCGCACGGCGGCAGGAGTCTGA